In one window of Anthonomus grandis grandis chromosome 11, icAntGran1.3, whole genome shotgun sequence DNA:
- the LOC126742467 gene encoding uncharacterized protein LOC126742467 gives MFMGSSIGSFEVDFDSMYDGIVLEENLFGYKPSAVYSITLKNCLVDTAVLKNLTGKGVLLSGLTRLDLSYNLLLTLDSGIFSKTPKLQQLYLISSGINTIELGTFDGLSDLIMLYLTNNNLKTLPNGLFNDLTAILSFFIDGNPWNCECNMQWFKDFLGKLPPLDYKRCRDGSGWVNMDDVEFCPDNSTSIIATSSTGKSTSTEAIQTSTIHVPTNDFIFEKIICRNLLMYNDEINHSTLWLESTFKRRNIKYLFSEITNPSIFILNLDAKLTSNDFFIWTNVQNRSDYGCVFNISSIITMNLRYDETYTLCFLSNDTTDPYALIAEDCTAVKTPPDWSHRPWLLNSQKIIVIVIALLTTLASIVISSVIVYFLIKYNPELLKGNKRVLIVKRGSYSPNVLVMPNEKKQRHISLCTDNEGYLAPKLKPHWKTPDKKYMDFDNFSDGSVFLDNEDKGLEREIYEPPPVPPNHPMKRRDSVKPYFYSLATCQARLQVADRRTAGKPEMVSVNGDYKGSQRAYTRPGQLKVIVADQLYTVNRPFGATTPMILKGSVGYVLMNGSGIWGMARAKGCKTGETPPESKRPRKKPRGPRREPGLFYRDAAAGVLRMAITAKKYPEAFVSEEQANTLKGWLLNKTLALQSGSQIAPKFAGSTKNWLVELVQKETPWEGAKLQIKEDGKLPRPVKAITWLPGPTEEPKALLHKLDDQNNINTSLWKVLDMRKDQDDKGCLVTLLIDEKSWAKVREANQSLYLNFGSINIRLSASIQEKEKRDQATPMETGGIAGNLFFLKSLSAMGARLIQINLHHCKAATAALQKCIADNNIQIALIQEPYTYRGQIRGLGNLRSKYT, from the exons ATGTTTATGGGGAGTTCAATAGGGTCTTTTGAAGTTGATTTTGATTCTATGTATGACGGGATCGTTTTGGAGGAAAATCTTTTTGGATACAAGCCATCAGCAGTATATTCGattaccttaaaaaattgtttagtgGATAcagcagttttaaaaaatcttacaggCAAGGGAGTATTACTTTCAGGACTTACAAGGCttgatttaagttataatttattactaacTCTGGACAGCGGCATATTTTCTAAAACtccaaaattacaacaattaTATCTTATCTCCAGTGGAATAAATACAATTGAGCTTGGTACTTTTGATGGTTTAAGCGACCTGATAATGTTATATCTtaccaataataatttaaaaaccttaCCCAATGGATTATTTAATGACTTAACTGCTATTCtctcattttttattgatggaaATCCATGGAATTGCGAGTGTAATATGCAATGGTTTAAGGATTTTCTAGGCAAACTACCACCACTTGACTATAAAAGGTGTAGAGATGGGTCAGGATGGGTTAATATGGATGATGTAGAGTTCTGCCCAGACAATTCAACTTCTATTATAGCTACTTCTTCTACAGGAAAAAGCACAAGTACAGAAGCTATTCAAACTAGTACAATTCATGTTCCTACCAATGATTTTATATTTGAGAAAATAATATGTCGAAATCTTTTAATGTACAACGATGAAATCAATCACTCAACCCTCTGGCTTGAATCCACATTTAAACGacgtaatattaaatatttattctcaGAGATTACCAACCCTTCTATCTTTATTCTAAACCTGGATGCAAAACTAACATCCAATGACTTTTTTATATGGACTAATGTACAAAATAGATCTGACTATGGTTGCGTATTTAACATCAGCTCAATAATTACCATGAATTTACGATATGATGAAACGTATACTTTATGTTTTTTGAGTAATGATACTACTGATCCTTATGCTTTGATAGCCGAAGATTGCACTGCGGTAAAAACGCCACCAGATTGGTCCCACAGGCCTTGGTTATTAAACAgccaaaaaattattgtaattgtaATTGCACTATTGACAACTTTAGCCAGCATTGTAATATCATCAGtcatagtttattttttaataaaatataatccgGAATTGCTTAAAGGAAATAAAAGGGTGTTAATTGTAAAGCGTGGCAGCTATTCGCCAAACGTGCTTGTTATGCCAAATGAGAAAAAGCAAAGACATATATCTTTGTGTACTGATAACGAAGGATATTTAGCACCAAAGTTAAAACCACATTGGAAGACGCCAGATAAGAAATATAtggattttgacaatttttcagATGGCAGTGTTTTTTTGGATAATGAAGATAAAGGATTGGAAAGGGAAATTTATGAACCACCACCTGTGCCACCGAACCATCCAATGAAAAGAAGAGATAGTGTAAAGCcttatttttata gTTTAGCAACCTGTCAGGCGCGTCTCCAGGTGGCGGATAGGAGAACGGCCGGAAAACCAGAAATGGTTTCGGTTAACGGTGACTATAAGGGAAGCCAACGGGCCTACACCCGTCCGGGCCAACTGAAGGTCATCGTCGCGGACCAGCTATATACCGTAAACCGTCCATTCGGCGCAACGACCCCCATGATCCTGAAAGGGAGCGTGGGGTACGTGCTGATGAACGGCTCGGGGATCTGG GGTATGGCGCGCGCCAAGGGATGCAAGACTGGGG AAACTCCGCCGGAGTCAAAAAGACCCAGGAAGAAGCCCAGGGGCCCAAGACGGGAACCAGGGCTGTTTTATCGGGATGCTGCGGCGGGGGTTCTAAGAATGGCTATAACAGCTAAAAAATACCCCGAGGCATTCGTCTCGGAGGAGCAGGCAAATACCCTAAAGGGCTGGCTGCTCAACAAAACGCTTGCTCTGCAGAGCGGATCGCAAATTGCGCCCAAGTTTGCAGGG TCAACTAAAAATTGGCTCGTCGAACTGGTGCAAAAGGAAACTCCCTGGGAAGGAGCTAAACTCCAGATAAAGGAGGACGGCAAACTTCCCAGACCGGTGAAGGCAATAACCTGGCTGCCGGGACCTACTGAGGAACCGAAAGCACTTCTACACAAGCTGGATGATCAAAACAACATCAACACCAGCTTGTGGAAAGTGCTCGATATGAGGAAGGACCAGGACGACAAGGGTTGCCTGGTAACGCTCCTCATAGACGAGAAATCCTGGGCCAAAGTAAGGGAAGCGAATCAATCGCTATACCTCAACTTTGGCAGCATAAATATCAGACTCTCGGCCAGCATCCAAGAGAAAGAGAAGAGGGACCAGGCAACCCCTATGGAAACAGGGGGGATTGCCGGGAATCTCTTCTTCCTAAAATCGCTCTCCGCAATGGGTGCAAGGCTGATACAAATAAACCTCCACCACTGCAAAGCAGCCACTGCGGCCTTACAAAAATGCATAGCCGACAATAATATTCAGATAGCCCTGATTCAGGAACCTTATACTTATAGGGGCCAGATAAGGGGACTAGGAAACCTCCggtctaaatatacttaa